Part of the Pirellulales bacterium genome is shown below.
CCCGTGATCGGAAACTTGACCACCGCATCGCCCAGGCCCGCTCCGTCGGTGATCACGTAATAGAACTTGCTGTTGTAGGCGTAGATGTCGACGGCCACGCGGGGACTTTCCAAGAACTCGCTGAGGTGCGTCTCGATCGCCTGCCGGGCCTGTTGCTGCGTCAGACCGGTGACAAACACTTTGCCGTAGGTGCCCAGCGTCACTTTGCCGTCGGGCCCGACCATATGTTCGCCGGCGATTTGCTGCGCCCCTGCGCTTTGGGCCAGGCTGACGTGCGTGGTGGGGTCTGAGAGAAACTCTTGCAACTTATGTTCGACGGCCCGCGTCGCCTCGCGGATTTCGAGTCCCGCGACCTGCACCGCTCCGTAGGGCGGCCCGAGGTCGATCGCTCCACCCGGTTCGACCACAAATTGGCCGTCGATGGGCTGATCGGGCAGCGCGCCCGGCGCCTGAACGGTGAGCAGGTCGAGGCTCTCGATGCGGTAAGGCGATTTCGGTACGACCTTGATGGCATCGATCATCAGGATGTCGGGAGGTTCGATCACATAGTCGGGCATGGCTACCTTGGCGAGCTCGCGCGGCACATCGGGCGGCGGCGGCGGAACCTTGGCCTCCAGATGGCCGCGTGGCGGCGCCCAATAATGCCCTCCCAGCTTGCTCGAGTGGCAACCTGACAGGCTCATCGACAGCGTGAGCACCGCGACGATGACGCGCTTCCGGCGGTCTTGCGCTGACCATCCCATGGCCCGAATGCCTCGTTTGGAAAAAAACCCGTGAAAGCTCCTTGGGCAGTCATCGGCTGGTAACGACTATCCGCTTGCGATCAGTTTTGCGCTTCGGAACGGTCGCAACGCAGATGCCTAGCTTGCGCAAGGTGCCCGGCGATGGGATGCGCGAAGAGAGGGCGACTTTGCGCTGCCGGCGCGCTGGACCGAGCGCTAGTTATACTTCACGCGGCCGAGAATGAGACGTTTTGCCGTGAGGAAAAGCGGTGGCTGGGGCAGAGCTTGGCCAGATAGCGGCTGGCGCCCTTCAAGAGCGTGGCGGCCAAGCGATGCCTCGGTGCGTCCAACCGGGGCATCGCCTGGCCGCCGAGATGAACGAAGTGCCGGCCTCCACTTGGCCAGGCTCTGCCCCAGCCACCGCCAATGTCTCATTCTCGGCCGCCTGAAGTATTGTGCGCCGGCAAGGCGGCGACGGCCGTGGAGCGAACGTCGTCGAAGGAAATCTCGCCGGTGGCGCCCAACAGCCCGATGGCAACCACCGCCAATCGCGCCGAGCGAGGCACGTTGAGTTGGCCCTGTTGTCGCCTCCAGGACAGGTTGCCCGACCACGGCCCGACCACGGCCTGTCCGATCGGCGATTGCTCGTCGTTGAAGAAAGTCACCAACACCATCGCCTGATGCTCGACCGCCGGGCCCGCTTTGACGTTGGCCGTGCGGACCCACAGGTCGATGTCGAGCCGGGCGACTTGACGCCCGTCGACGCCGATGCCTTGCAGTGCCTGGCCGTGGCGGCCGGGCACCGAGTTCGTGATCGTCAGGCACTTCTTGCCCGACGGCGCATTGTCGAGCGACTCGACCTTGGCCTGCCGCAGGTAATGCCAGGCCTCGGGTCGATCGGCGAACCGCGAGGGCTCCTCAAAATCGCCGTTGACGAGAACGCCGCCGGCAAATGGGCCGCGCCGGCCGCCATCCAGCGCGGTGCCCGTCATTGGCACGAACAGCGTCGGCTCCAGCGCCTCTTGGACGAGCTTGCCGTCGCGCTTTTGAAACAGGTAAAGCGTTTGCTGGTAGCGCTCGCCGACCGGCACGATCATCCGGCCACCCTGCTTCAACTGGTCGATGAGCGGTTGTGGCACGTTGTCGGGCGAGCAGGTGACGATGATCTTGTCGAACGGCGCGTACTGCGGCCAGCCCGCATAGCCGTCGCCGATACGCGGATGAACGTTATAGCAACCCAGCCGCCGGAGCGTTGTGGCCGAGCGGCGGCCGAGCGGTTCCACGATCTCGACGGTGTAGACATCGCGTGCCAGCTTGCTGAGCACGGCGGCTTGATAGCCGCTGCCCGTACCGACTTCGAGCACTTTGTCGGTCGGTTGCGGGTCGAGCCGCTCGGTCATCATGGCCACCATGAAGGGCGGCGAAATCGTCTGCCCTCCGCCGATCGGCAGGCACATGTCAAAGTAGGCGTATTGCCGCTGGTCGGGCGTGACGAACTCGTGCCGCGGCACCGCGCGCATGACCTCGACCACGCGGGCATTCTTGACGCCGGCCGCGACGATTTGCTCGTCGACCATCTTATCGCGCTCGCGCTGCCAGCGGTCGGGCCGCTGTGCCGAGGCTGGTTGTGCCGAGGCTACCTGCACCAAGATTGCCGAAAGGGCCGCCAGGACGGCCACAACCGTATGCGTAGACTTCCTTGTCATTCGCCCAGCCTCCTTGGCGGGCCTAAAACATGCCCATGCCCATGCCCATCCCACCCGAGCCGCCCGACGAA
Proteins encoded:
- a CDS encoding protein-L-isoaspartate(D-aspartate) O-methyltransferase — encoded protein: MTRKSTHTVVAVLAALSAILVQVASAQPASAQRPDRWQRERDKMVDEQIVAAGVKNARVVEVMRAVPRHEFVTPDQRQYAYFDMCLPIGGGQTISPPFMVAMMTERLDPQPTDKVLEVGTGSGYQAAVLSKLARDVYTVEIVEPLGRRSATTLRRLGCYNVHPRIGDGYAGWPQYAPFDKIIVTCSPDNVPQPLIDQLKQGGRMIVPVGERYQQTLYLFQKRDGKLVQEALEPTLFVPMTGTALDGGRRGPFAGGVLVNGDFEEPSRFADRPEAWHYLRQAKVESLDNAPSGKKCLTITNSVPGRHGQALQGIGVDGRQVARLDIDLWVRTANVKAGPAVEHQAMVLVTFFNDEQSPIGQAVVGPWSGNLSWRRQQGQLNVPRSARLAVVAIGLLGATGEISFDDVRSTAVAALPAHNTSGGRE
- a CDS encoding polysaccharide biosynthesis/export family protein, whose product is MGWSAQDRRKRVIVAVLTLSMSLSGCHSSKLGGHYWAPPRGHLEAKVPPPPPDVPRELAKVAMPDYVIEPPDILMIDAIKVVPKSPYRIESLDLLTVQAPGALPDQPIDGQFVVEPGGAIDLGPPYGAVQVAGLEIREATRAVEHKLQEFLSDPTTHVSLAQSAGAQQIAGEHMVGPDGKVTLGTYGKVFVTGLTQQQARQAIETHLSEFLESPRVAVDIYAYNSKFYYVITDGAGLGDAVVKFPITG